In the genome of Chryseobacterium sp. 52, the window ATCTTCTTAGGAACTGGAATTGACGATCAGGTTGCCAACATTGTAACAGCACAGCTTTTATTCCTGGAAAGTTCTGATTCTGCCAAAGATATTCAGATCTACATCAACTCTCCGGGTGGAAGCGTTTATGCAGGTTTAGGAATTTATGATACAATGCAGATCATTAAGCCGGATGTTGCTACCATCTGTACAGGAATGGCAGCTTCAATGGGAGCCGTATTACTGGTTGCCGGAGAAAAAGGAAAGCGTTCAGCGCTTAAGCATTCAAGAGTGATGATTCACCAGCCTTCAGGAGGTGCTCAGGGAGTAGCTTCAGATATGGAGATCAACCTGAGAGAGATGCTGAAATTAAAGCAGGAGCTTTATGAAATCATCGGTCACCATTCAGGACAGACTTACGAATGGGTAGAAAAATCATCTGACAGAGATTACTGGATGACTTCTGAAGAAGCAAAAGGCTACGGAATGGTAGACGAAGTTTTACAGAGAAATACAGAGAAAAAATAATTTCCTTTTTGGAATATTGAAAACGCACCGATCCGGTGCGTTTTTTTATTGGTTGACTTTTATTTTAACCACAAAAGGGACAAAAGTTTTTAACACTTTAGTTATATTTTTAAGTTCAAAAACTTTGAAAAAAGAAGACCAATTATGTGCTGGGAAAATCGAAAACTTCCACGACGACAAAAATTCGTCGGATCCCAATTCCCCTCCCATGGAGGGGTGGCAAATCGAAGATTTGACGGGGTGGTTAAAAAACTTCCCATCCTCATCAACCTCTTCTCTTAAACGTCATAAAAACAAAAACGCGCCTCGAGAGGCGCGTTCATCTATTATTTTTTAATGATCTTATGAATCGTCGTATTTTTCGATGTTTTAATTTCCATCATATAAGTCCCGGTTTTCAATGCCTGAATATTAACTCTCGCCGTATTTCCAGTCAATAATTTCTGTCCGGAAACAGCATAGATATTCACTTCTTTAATATCATCATCAGTTTCTATCTGGATAAAATCACTCGCAGGATTAGGATACATTCTGAAACCTTTTTTATGGAGATCGGAAACACTTAAGGTAGAGCTTGATGCTTCTCTGGGAGTAAACGGTATTCTCTGTCCAAAGCTAAGGCCTAACCAGTCGTTATTCCCCAACTGGATCTGGGCTAGATCGGCCTGTCCTCTCCAGCTTGAAAGATCCTTTCCTTTGAATATTTTCCACGTATGGGTTCCGGAAACATTTCCTGTGAAGTTATTGAGTGACAGCCCGCTGATCTGGTTGCTGTTTGAGGTAAAATTAAAATAAGGAGCCTGAGCATGGATCAGCTGAAGAGCTTGTTCTGCTGTTAAACTTCCGTTATATTTAATTCCGAACACAAAAGAATGAGCTTCTCCGGCAGAACTGGTAGTTCCAAAATCGATAACGACAAGGCTTCTATTGTTTCCTGTTCCAATCCAGTTTGTGATCTGTGAAGGATTGTACCATGCAGCGTTATATGCAGCTACAGGTGCTGAAGGATGAGAAAGAGGCGGTGTAGTAGGGGTAAAACCATACCCGAAAGAGATACCATACCATTTTCCGTTGATTAACGGGTCATTGTTTACCCCATTGTTAGGCTGCATATTTTCAGCAGTAAGACCTGACCATGTAGACCAATAATCCTCCAGACTTGGAATATGGTGGTTGTAATTAAGGCTGTAAAGAAAACCAGAAGGTACTTCTGCTTCCATTTTCGGATCTGCTGCATCAATAGCGTTGATGAGGTCTTCCATGGTAAGATTATTTGCATCGTAGCGATATCCCCACGCATAAGAGGTTGGATTGTCACTGTCATTAAAATCGGCGATGAAATAAGCTTTTTTGGAACCTGTTCCTACCCAGAATTTAATGTCATTCTCTGTAAACTGGGCTGAGAATAGCTGCAGACATAGCAGCAGGGAAAAAAGATAGATCTTTTTCATAATATAATTAAATTAAAGTTTTATTCCCGAAACTTTCCTGCAGGAAAAAAGAAATCCGTTTAAGGTTCTTCTATTCCCGAAGTGAATGTAGATAAGGCAGGTCTCCTGGCTCGCTTCTCGAAGTACGCCTTCCCGGATCTGGATCCAGTGGCATGATGTACTTAAAGTTTAAAACAGCTTACAGTTGCGGGTACAGCCCAAGCATTGAATTTCTTCTCACTTGATTCCCTGTTAATGAACAGATGTTCAGCCTTAACTGGTGCAAATATATCATATAAATTTTTGATTCCGTTTTGTGAATTATTGTGCGGTTTATTTGTTTTGTTTAAACCTTGGATGATTTTTAATACCTTGATTTTTGGATTTAATAAAGAATAAGAAGAAAGATTGGTGATATTCGGATTAATTAAAGTGTTTAAAATTAATTCATCTAAAGATAGTATTGTTAAAATACATTTATTATTAAATTCAAGATCAGTTTACAATCAATGTATACTTTCGCGGAATAAAAGTAAACATGAAAAAACTGCTGTTATCGGCTATGGTACTCATCGTGATTGCATCGTGCAAAGATGATGATAAGGTGAATAACCAAGAGATCAACTATGCCAAGCTTCCTCAGGAATTTCCTTTTTCCAAACTGGCAACCATCAATGGAGTAGATATTCTTAACGGTGGATTCGGTTCCGGTGCAGCTGCCCATCCAACCAGAAAAGAAGAATTTTATGTCATCACAGACCGTGGTCCGAATACAGACTATCTGAATGGAAAAAAATTCCCGGCCCCGAATTTTACCCCTACTATTATGCACTTTAAAATCAATGCAGAAGGTAATATCGAGGTCATTAAATATATTAAACTGAAAAATCCTTCCGGGCAGCCCATCACAGGACTTCCAAATCCTGCTGGTATGGGAAGTACGGGAGAAACAGCTTATGATTCATCAGGAAATGTTTTAGGAACCGATAATTACGGTCTGGACAGCGAAAGTATTGTTGCGGCAGCAGACGGGACATTTTGGGTGTCTGATGAGTACGGACCTCATATTGTCCATTATAATGCAGAAGGAATAGAATTGGAAAGAATAAGCCCGATAGGTGTCAATACCGGCCCCCGAAAACTACCTGCAGTTTTGGCGAAAAGAAGAGCAAACAGAGGAATGGAAGGATTATGCATCACTCCGGACGGTAAAATGTTGGTAGGAACCATCCAGTCAACGATGTATGTCCCTACAAAAGCGCTCGCAACGAATACCACTTTAACAAGGATCGTGACTTTTGATATTGCAACAGGACAGACCAGACAGTACCTGTATAAGCAGAATGGAGGCGCATCAGATTCAGTATGTGATATTACAGCCATCAGCAGTACAGAATTTCTGGTGATCGAAAGAGACGGAAACTTTGGTTCTCAGGGCGGTACCAAAAAAGTATACAGAATTAATATAGCAGGAGCTTCAGATGTGAACGGAACCGATATAACGGCTGTTGACGGATTGAAGATCAATAATAAAGCGTTAGAGCAGTCTACCTGGGATGAAATTACGAATGCGGGAATCAAGCCTGTTTCTAAAACTTTGGCGGTAGATCTGGTTGCAAAACTGGGCTATGAGCATGATAAGTTTGAAGGAATCGTTTATTTAGGAAACAATAAACTGGCGGTTTTCAATGATGATGATTTCGGAATTCTGGATGACGGAAACGGAAATCCAAAAGCAAAGATCCTTCCTAAAACCGGAAAAGTAGACAAAGGAACAATGTATGTAGTCGATATTCAATAATTAGATTTTTTTTAAGAAAAGTGCGGCATCGAAGATGCCGCACTTTTTGATTGTATATTTTTCAATCTGAATACATTCAATAGAAATGGGTTTGAACCCCATTTAATAAAAATCATAGACTCCATTGGCTTTAGCCGAAATTGGATCTAATCTTCAGATTAATTAAAACCTTCAATAATTTTAGAAAAATCTTCTAATTTTAAAGCTGCACCTCCGATCAGTCCACCATCGATATCAGGCTGAGAGAAAATTTCTTTAGCATTATCCGGCTTCACAGAACCTCCGTAAAGGATAGAAACTTCGTCTGCTACTTCCTGTCCGTATTTTGCAGCAATGATACTTCTGATGTGTGCATGGATTTCCTGAGCCTGCTCCGGAGAAGCCGTTTCACCGGTTCCAATGGCCCAAACAGGTTCGTAAGCGATCACTACTTTTTTGATCTCTTCAGCAGAAAGGGTGAAAAGAGCTACTTCAGTCTGGTTTTTTACCACTTCAAAATGCTGTCCTGCTTTTCTCTGCTCAAGTGTTTCACCGTTACAGTATACAGGAATTAATCCTTTATCAAGAGCTAATTTGATCTTTCTGTTACAGTGAGAATCTGTTTCACCGTGATACTGTCTTCTTTCAGAGTGCCCGATCAATGAACCGGTTGCATCGATAGATTCCAGCATATCAACAGAAATTTCTCCTGTATAAGCACCACTTTCATGCTCGCTCATATCCTGAGAGAATACACCGATTTCATCCTTTTCAAAGATATCTTTAGCCATCATTAAATATAAAGAAGGCGGTGCAATCCATACTTCGCAGTTGGTGGTGTTATTATTCTTATAGCTCAGTAATTGAATCATTAACTGTTGTGCGTCAATGACATTTTTGTTCATTTTCCAGTTTCCTGCAACTATTTTTCTTCTCATATTTTTATCTAAATATTATTTATTATTCTTGTTATTTTCTTTTCTTACGTTTTTTAATTCTCGCAGATTCTACATTCAAACCATTGTGTTCTAATTAAAAACAGCTTGACCTGCGAGCTACTTACCGATTCCTTCTAATTTAAACATAAAAGCATACACCAAAGCAATATCCTTCAGATAATCAAATCTTCCTGAAGCTCCGCCGTGGCCATAATCCATGTCTGTTTTTAAGAGTAATACGTTTTTATCCGTTTTCATGTCTCTAAGCTTTGAAACCCATTTTGCAGGCTCAAAATACTGTACCTGAGAATCATGAAGACCTGTCGTTACCAGAAGGTTAGGGTATTTTTTCTTTTCTATATTTTCGTATGGTGAGTAAGATTTCATATAGAAATAGGCTTCCTTATTATTTGGATTTCCCCATTCATCATATTCGTTGGTTGTCAAAGGAATACTTTCGTCAAGCATGGTGTTGACCACATCTACGAAAGGAACCTGTGAAATCATACCGTTCCATAAATTCGGACTCATATTCGCTACAGCACCCATCAGAAGTCCTCCGGCACTTCCACCCTGGGCATACAGATGTTTTGGGGAAGTATATTTTTCTTTCACAAGATATTCTCCGGCATCGATGAAATCGGTAAAAGTATTCTTCTTTTTCATCATTTTTCCGTCTTCATACCATTGTCTTCCCATTTCCTGACCGCCACGGATGTGAGCGATAGCAAAAGCAAAACCTCTGTTCAGAAGACTCAGCCTTGTACTGCTGAAAGATGCATCCATAGAGCTTCCGTAAGAGCCATAGGCATACAGCAACACCGGACTGTTTCCATCCTTTTTAAATCCTTTTTTATACACAATGGAAATTGGAATTTTTGTACCGTCTTTTGCTGTTGCAAAAAGTCTTTCAGTCGTGTAGTTCTCTTTAGCATAACCTCCAAGAACTTCCTGCTGCTTTAGTAATATTCTTTTCCCCGTCTTCAGATCCTGTTCAAATTGAGACGAAGGCGTTATCATTGAAGTATAGCCAAAACGGAAATTATCTGTATTGTATTCAGGATTTTCCAGCGAAGAAATAGTATAAGTCGGTTCTTCAAATCTTAAGGCTTCTTTTTTACCCGTTTTTCGGTCATAAATAACCAGTTGCGTAAGCCCGTTCTGTCTTTCACTGAAAACCAGATAATTTTTAAAAGCACTCACTCCCTGCATTAAAACATCGCTTCTGTGCGGAACGAAATCTTTCCAGTTTTCAACGCCTGTTTTGTCTAAAGGAGCTTCTGCAATTTTGAAATTCAGTGCATCTTTGTTTGTTCTGATCAGGAATTTATCTTCCAGTGGAGTAATGGTGTACAACACATTCTTCATTCTTGGCTGGAACACTTTGAAAGCTCCGTTCGGCTGGTCAGCATTAAGATATCTGGTTTCAGAAGAAGTAGTTGCCCCGGAATAGATCAGGATAAACTTGTTATTTTTAGATTTATAGACCGAAATGTAGTTGGTTTTATCTTTTTCCTCATACACAGTCACATCTTTGCTTGGATCTGTTCCCAGCGTATGTTTTTTGATCTTTTCAGACAAAAGGGTGACAGGATTCTTTTCAGTATAAAAAATGGTCTTATTATCATTGGCCCACTCTGCAGAACCTTCTGTATTTTTGATGCCCAGATCTGTAGTTTTTCCGGTGGTAAGATCCTTTAAAAATAAAGTATACTGTCTTCTGGAAACATCATCAACACCGTACACCAGCTGGGTATTATCCGGGCTGATATTGAAACCTGCTGCTGCATAATATGGATGTCCTTCCGCAAGCTTATCTACATCCAGAAGAATCTCTTCAGGAGCCGTAAGACTTCCCTTTTTTCTGCAGTATTTGAAATACTGTTTCCCGGCTTCTGTTCGGGTATAATAGAAGTATCCGTTTTTAAAGACAGGTACCGATTCATCTTTCTCCTTGATTCTGGCCTTCATTTCCTTAAAAAGCTCCTCTCTGAATGGCTCCGTATCTTTCATCATACCTTCCCAATAGGTATTTTCTGCCTTCAGATAATCAACGACTTTTGTAGAATCTTTTCCTTTTTTAAAATAGTCGATCATCCAGTAATAAGGATCATTCACTTTATCACCGTGAATTTCCCGGATATGTTCCTGCTTTTCAGCAATCGGAGCCTTAAGGTCAGGAAACTTTTGAGATTGTATAGTAGAAGCACTCATGATTAATATTCCCAGATAAAATTTATTCATAATATATCCTGCTTTTTTGGTGGTGGTTTATGCTAAATTCCACAAATTTTTCAAAAGCTTGTAGAAAGTATGTTCTTCATCTGTGACTTTATGATCAGCTTTGATCAGGGTTTTAGCAAACTGTGCAAATTTTACGCGCTCATCTTCCGTAGAGTCGTCATAAAAACATCCTGCATGGAATTCAAAATGATCTTTCCATTCCTCAGGCTGTAAAAGGGCCAGTGTTTCCAGTTCATTATCAAGATTCATTCTGAAAGGAAATTCGTCTGCCATATACTGCTGTACCATCATTCCTTCTTCAGGAGCGAATTCTCCGTCTACAGAAGAAAGGATCATTAATAAATGGTAACCGGCGATGGATTTATTTGATTTTTGCATGTGTAAATGTATGTTTTAAGTTTAGTGTTTAAATTTGATGAATAGATTGTCGTAATTCACAATTCACTCATTGTCAATTGACCTTATCCGTCTTAATTGACATAGTCTTTTGCAGGCTGTTTGTCTACAATTTTTCCTTTCTCCAATATCAGTACAAAAGGATTACTTCTTGCAATAGTTTTAATTGCAGTGCCGTCCATCATAGCATTTTTAATTGTTTTGAAACTGTTCTGATCCGTAGAAATACCGTAGATCACAGCTCCTTTCTGCGCATTCACTTTAGCCTCAACTTTCTGAATAAGATCCGCAGAAACCTCTTTTGGATGATAGGAGAAAACCAACACCGCTTTAGGTGCATTGATGATTTCGTCTGTGATATCCATCCCTGTTGGATCTTCAATTTTAAATTTTACGATCTCAGATTTATAACCTTCTTTTGTAAGAACCGATTCATTCTTTCCCTCTTCAATTTTCCATGGAGAACCTTCTGCCCAGTACTTTGTTTCTTTAATATAATCATCCTGATTAACCTTTAAAGCCTCTCCGGTTTTTTGATTTTTAAGGGAATAAAAAGTCTTATATTCAGAAGGGGTTTTATTGATCTTTTCCTTTTCAGATTTGATATTCGTTCCGATCTTGTAGTCACGGAAATCAATCAGCGGTTCATGCATAATCCCCTGAGCCATAATGTAGATCATAACCAGAGAGAAAATACCTAAAATAGAATATCTCACCTTTCCTGAAGACTCTTTTGTAGTCCCTCCATACGCGTCCTTTTTAGTAAATTCTTTTCTATACAGAATAAACACAAAAATAAGACCCACAAGAAGTACAATATCTTTAATAAAACTCTGCCATGGCGTAAACTTCACTGCGTCTCCAAAACATCCGCAGTCCGTTACTACATTGAAATAGGCAGAATAAAAAGTAAGGAACCCAAAGAAGATACAAAGGGCAATTAACGCTGAAAGTGTGAACTTAAGCTTCAGCTTTAAAAGCAGCATAAATCCTAAGAAAAGCTCCAGTACGACGACAATGATCGAGAACAGAAGCGCAAATTTTTCCAGAAAGGGCATATTGAAAACCGATGGCGCAAAATATTCTTCCATTTTGAAAGAAAATCCTACCAGATCCACAGCCTTTACAAAGCCTGAAAGAATGAAGATAACAGCAATAATAAAGCGTAATAAACCTTTGATCATATTAAATTATTTTTTGGGTTCGGAAATATTTTCTTTTTCAGAGAACTTAATCAGGCAGAAAACAGCATAATTCAGCATATCGAAATAATTCGCATCCAGACCTTCAGAAACGATGGTTCTTCCTTGATTGTCTTCAATCTGTTTTGTTCTCAATACTTTTTGGTAAATAAGATCGGTGATCGATGAAATTCTCATATCCCTCCACGCTTCACCATAATCATGATTCTTTCTTTCCATTAAAGCCTGGGCCTCATGAGAATATTTGTCATAAAGGCTAAGTATCTCCTCACCGTTTTCATTAAAATCATTAGAAAGTCCTTTTTCAAGCTGAATAAGTCCGATAATAGAGTAGTTGACAATCGCAATGAATTCATCCTCTTCACTTTCATCCACCATTTTTTTATCCGTCATCTGCAGCGTACGAATCCTGTTCACTTTAATGTAAATCTGATCCGTAATGGAACTGGGTCTTAAAACCCTCCACGCTGCACCGTAATCCTGCAATTTTTTACTGAAAAGATCACGACACTCACTAATAACTTTCCCGAACTGTACTGATGTTTTTGACATAAATTCTCTTAATCTCCCAAATATACGAATTAGGTTTTAGGTAGCAGGAATAGGACATTGATTTTTGTCAGAGTTTGAGTGTTTCGTGCTGTAGAGTTACGGGATAATAATTTCGGGTTCGGCAGTCGTAGAATATTGATAGTACAAGTATATGAAATTTCAAAACCAGAAGGTTATACAGAAATGATAAAAATATTATTTAATCTCCCGCATTTTGGAACTTCCTCATCAATACATTTTACATCAATACATGAATACATTTTACTAATTTTGCAACATACAAAGATCGCTTATCAATATGCTCTCAAACACTCTCACTAGCACACCATTTCACTCCATCAATTGTAATGGCAGACTTATTCATCTGGACACTCCAAAGATTATGGGAATCCTCAATCTTACTCCGGATTCATTTTCGGATGGCGGGAAGTTTAATCATGAAAAATCGGCACTTGAACATGCCGGAAAAATGTTGAAAGAAGGTGCAGAAATTATTGATATTGGACCCCAGTCAACCCGTCCGAATGCTGAGTTTTTAAGCAGTGAAGATGAAATAAGAAGAATCGGAAATATGATTTCCCAGATTAAAAAAGAGTTTCCGGAAGTACTGATATCCCTGGATACTTTCTACGCTGAAACCGTGAAATTCGGTTTTAATGAAGGAATTGATATAATCAACGATATTTCAGGAGGACAGTATGATGATAAGATGTTTGATGCTGCAGCTGAAACAAAGCTTCCTTATATTCTGATGCATGTGAATCCGTCTTATGACACCATGCATGATAAAGTGAAATTTCAAGACATTACACTGGAAGTTAACCGTTTTTTTGCTAAAAAGACCAATGAATTGCTTGAAAAGGGAGTCAAAGATATTATTCTTGATCCCGGTTTTGGTTTCGGAAAAACAGTTGAAGATCAAATGAAAATGATTGGTGAAACTGAATATTTGAGTTTTGGAAAATACCCTCTGCTCATAGGCATTTCCAGAAAATCATTTATCTATAAACCCCTTGGGAAATCTCCTCTGGACATCAATGAAGAAACACAGAAACTTCATCTGAAAGTGCTGGAGCAGGGAGCCAAGATTCTGAGAGTTCACGATGTCGCTGAAGCTGCTGTAACCATCAGACAGTTTTGCGAAAAAAATAAAAAGTGTTAAAAAAGTTTGCGTAGTATTTAAAAGTTTATACATTTGCAGTATGAATTTTACGAATCAGAAAAATATTATTGTCATTTCTAATAGTATTGTTGTCATTAACAACAGTAAAGAAACGGCATTGTAAAATATTTTAATTTAAATTATATAAGCCGTTTCACAATATGAAACGGCTTTTTTTATTTCAAGAATTATGTATCAGTTATTAACAGTAATTATTATCGTCATTATTATTCCCTTGCGTTGGTGAGAAGGATAGAGTATGACTGTACATATTTGAGCCCTCTCACATCGTGAGAGGGCTTTTTTTATACCCATTTGTTAATTTTTAAACCCTATACAATGTATTACAGCGACAAAACGATCGTGTATTTTGATGGAAACTTCTTAAAGGCCGAAGAAGCAGGAATGGATCTGTACGGCCAGTCACTTCATTACGGTTATTCTGTTTTTGAAGGCATTAAATCCTACAGGACTGATCACGGAACCAGAATATTCAAGGCAGAAGAACATTATGAAAGACTGAAAAGATCAGCAGAACTGATGCATATTCCATTCGATTATACAGTCACTGAATTGACAGATCTCACCTATGAGCTTTTAGAACGCAACGGGTTCAGTGACGCTTATATCCGTCCATTGGTTACCTGCTCACCCAATATGTCGCTTTCAAAAGGAAAAAAATCCTATCTGTCCCTGCTCGCCTGGGAATGGAGCAACGGATATCTCGCAGGCAAAATGAAGATCATGACCTCAGGCTTCCAACGTCCAAATCCTAAAGCCTTTAAAATAGAAGCCAAAGTAGGCGGACATTACGTCAATTCTATTCTGGCCTGTCAGGATGCTAAAGAAAAAGGATATGATGAAGCACTGTTACTTGATGAAAACGGCAATGTCGCTGAAAGTTCAGGAGCCAATATATTTTACGAAAAAGACGGGGTATTATTCACTCCGGCAAAAGGAAACATATTGCCGGGCATAACAAGACAGACCGTTTTTGAAATATGCAGTGAACTTAATATTCCCGTTAAGGAAACCTTCTTTAAACCTGAAGAAATGAGAGGAGCTGATGCCGCTTTTTTCTGTGGTACGGCAGCCGAAATTGTAGCGTTGGATTCTTTGGATGATGTTCCTTTCACCAAAAACTGGAAAGGTACAGCAAGTGAAAAAGTACAGCAGACCTATCTGAAATGGGTAAGAGTTCTGTCATTGTAAATATTTAGAACTTAAACATTTAATTATCAAATGAATACATCTATTTTACAAACAGTTGAATATTGTAGTTTTCATAAAATTGAAAATAAAAAAAATATTACAAGCTGTAGTTTTGGACCAAAATTGAGTAAAACTTCATTTATGAATTCCGAAAAAATTGAAATTTTTAATACCACACTGAGAGATCATAAGAACAGCAAATGCAGGATAATATGTTAAATAAATATTCAAAAACATTCACACAGAACAGAGAACAGCCGGCAGCCAAAGCAATGCTCTACGGAATCGGTTTCACAGATGAAGACATGCAGAAAGCCCAGATAGGAATTGCCAGTATGGGCTACGATGGGAATACCTGCAATATGCACCTTAACGATCTTGCGAAAGTCGTAAAAAAAGGAACCTGGGATTACGGTCTTGCAGGTTTGATATTCAATACCATTGGCGTAAGTGACGGAATGAGCAACGGTACAGACGGCATGCGGTATTCACTCGTAAGCCGCGATGTAATAGCAGACAGTATTGAAGCCATCTGCGGAGCACAGTATTATGACGGAATCATTGCTTTACCGGGCTGTGACAAGAATATGCCCGGAACTATTATCGCTATGGGAAGACTGGACAGACCGTCCATTATGGTATACGGTGGAACAATAGCTCCCGGATGTTATAAAAAAGAGCCGCTTAATATTGTATCAGCCTTTGAAGCGCTGGGTAAAAAAATTGCAGGAGAAATTTCAGAAGAAGATTTTGATGGGGTAATTAAAAATTCCTGTCCCGGTGCAGGAGCCTGTGGAGGAATGTATACCGCCAATACAATGTCTTCAGCTATAGAAGCATTGGGAATGAGCCTTCCGTACTCTTCTTCAAATCCAGCTTTGAGCAAAGAAAAACAGGATGAATGTCTGGAAGCCGGAAAATACATAAAAATTCTTCTGGAGAAAGATATCAAACCCTCAGATATCATGACCCGTAAAGCTTTCGAAAATGCCCTTCGTCTGATCATCATTCTTGGAGGTAGCACCAATGCCGTTCTGCATTTCATTGCTATGGCTAAAAGTGTTGACGTGTCTATAACCCAGGATGATTTCCAGAAAATGAGCGATTGTACGCCGGTACTGGCAGACCTTAAACCCAGCGGAAAATACCTGATGCAGGATCTTCATGACCATGGAGGAACGCCAGCCGTTATGAAATACCTGCTTGAAGAAGGTTTATTGCATGGCGACTGTCTTACGGTTACCGGAAAAACCATCGCTGAAAATCTTGAAAATGTTACAGGTCTTGATTTTACAAAACAAAAGATTATCCGACCCTTATCAAATCCTATTAAGGAAACAGGCCATCTGAGAATATTATACGGTAACCTGGCAGAAAAGGGGAGCGTAGCGAAGATCACCGGAAAAGAAGGTGAAAAATTTTCAGGAAAAGCCAGAGTATTCGATGGAGAAAAAGATCTGATTAAAGGAATTGAAAATGGAAGAGTACAACATGGAGACGTGATCGTAATCCGTCATGAAGGTCCAAAAGGTGCACCAGGTATGCCGGAAATGCTGAAACCTACAAGTGCTCTGATCGGAGCAGGTTTAGGAGGAAGCGTAGCCTTAATTACCGATGGGCGATTCAGTGGCGGAACCCATGGTTTTGTGGTAGGGCATATCACACCTGAAGCCTATGAAGGCGGTCTGATTGCCTTTGTGAAAGACAATGACCTTATCGAAATAGATGCTGTGAATAATACGATACAGCTAAAAGTTTCCCAAGAAGAAATTGATCAGAGAAAAAAAGGATGGCAAAAACCTGAACTTAAAGTAAAGAAAGGATTGCTGTATAAATATGCACTTACCGTATCATCAGCTGCTGAAGGCTGTGTAACAGACGAAATCACTTAAGAAAAATACAATGAAGAATCTACATGTATCCACCGAAACAGAACTTAGCGGCAGCCGGATCATCCTTGAAGCATTTCTTCAGGAAGGGGTAAAAACCATATTCGGATATCCCGGAGGAGCTATTATTCCTATTTATGATGCCCTTTACGATTATAAAGACCAGCTGGAACATATTCTGGTCCGTCACGAGCAGGGAGCCGTCCACGCAGCACAGGGACTTGCCAGAGTGTCTGGAGAAGTAGGTGTTGTAATGGCGACCAGCGGTCCCGGAGCAACCAATCTCGTGACAGGATTAGCTGATGCTTTACTGGATAATACCCCTATTGTATGCGTCACGGGACAGGTCTTTGATCACCTTTTGGGAACCGATGCCTTTCAGGAAATAGATGTGATGAATGTGACCAGCCCCGTTACCAAGTGGAATTATCAGGTAACCGATGCCAATGAACTCTCCGAAGTATTGGCAAAAGCATTCTTTATCGCAAGATCAGGTCGCCCCGGTCCGGTACTGATTGATGTAACGAAAAATGCCCAGCTGCAAAAGGTTTCGTATAAAGGCTACACTCCTTGTGATTCTTTGAGAAGCTACAGACCCAATC includes:
- a CDS encoding S9 family peptidase gives rise to the protein MNKFYLGILIMSASTIQSQKFPDLKAPIAEKQEHIREIHGDKVNDPYYWMIDYFKKGKDSTKVVDYLKAENTYWEGMMKDTEPFREELFKEMKARIKEKDESVPVFKNGYFYYTRTEAGKQYFKYCRKKGSLTAPEEILLDVDKLAEGHPYYAAAGFNISPDNTQLVYGVDDVSRRQYTLFLKDLTTGKTTDLGIKNTEGSAEWANDNKTIFYTEKNPVTLLSEKIKKHTLGTDPSKDVTVYEEKDKTNYISVYKSKNNKFILIYSGATTSSETRYLNADQPNGAFKVFQPRMKNVLYTITPLEDKFLIRTNKDALNFKIAEAPLDKTGVENWKDFVPHRSDVLMQGVSAFKNYLVFSERQNGLTQLVIYDRKTGKKEALRFEEPTYTISSLENPEYNTDNFRFGYTSMITPSSQFEQDLKTGKRILLKQQEVLGGYAKENYTTERLFATAKDGTKIPISIVYKKGFKKDGNSPVLLYAYGSYGSSMDASFSSTRLSLLNRGFAFAIAHIRGGQEMGRQWYEDGKMMKKKNTFTDFIDAGEYLVKEKYTSPKHLYAQGGSAGGLLMGAVANMSPNLWNGMISQVPFVDVVNTMLDESIPLTTNEYDEWGNPNNKEAYFYMKSYSPYENIEKKKYPNLLVTTGLHDSQVQYFEPAKWVSKLRDMKTDKNVLLLKTDMDYGHGGASGRFDYLKDIALVYAFMFKLEGIGK
- a CDS encoding TerB family tellurite resistance protein, which encodes MQKSNKSIAGYHLLMILSSVDGEFAPEEGMMVQQYMADEFPFRMNLDNELETLALLQPEEWKDHFEFHAGCFYDDSTEDERVKFAQFAKTLIKADHKVTDEEHTFYKLLKNLWNLA
- a CDS encoding BT_3928 family protein, with amino-acid sequence MIKGLLRFIIAVIFILSGFVKAVDLVGFSFKMEEYFAPSVFNMPFLEKFALLFSIIVVVLELFLGFMLLLKLKLKFTLSALIALCIFFGFLTFYSAYFNVVTDCGCFGDAVKFTPWQSFIKDIVLLVGLIFVFILYRKEFTKKDAYGGTTKESSGKVRYSILGIFSLVMIYIMAQGIMHEPLIDFRDYKIGTNIKSEKEKINKTPSEYKTFYSLKNQKTGEALKVNQDDYIKETKYWAEGSPWKIEEGKNESVLTKEGYKSEIVKFKIEDPTGMDITDEIINAPKAVLVFSYHPKEVSADLIQKVEAKVNAQKGAVIYGISTDQNSFKTIKNAMMDGTAIKTIARSNPFVLILEKGKIVDKQPAKDYVN
- the folP gene encoding dihydropteroate synthase yields the protein MLSNTLTSTPFHSINCNGRLIHLDTPKIMGILNLTPDSFSDGGKFNHEKSALEHAGKMLKEGAEIIDIGPQSTRPNAEFLSSEDEIRRIGNMISQIKKEFPEVLISLDTFYAETVKFGFNEGIDIINDISGGQYDDKMFDAAAETKLPYILMHVNPSYDTMHDKVKFQDITLEVNRFFAKKTNELLEKGVKDIILDPGFGFGKTVEDQMKMIGETEYLSFGKYPLLIGISRKSFIYKPLGKSPLDINEETQKLHLKVLEQGAKILRVHDVAEAAVTIRQFCEKNKKC
- a CDS encoding DUF1599 domain-containing protein; the protein is MSKTSVQFGKVISECRDLFSKKLQDYGAAWRVLRPSSITDQIYIKVNRIRTLQMTDKKMVDESEEDEFIAIVNYSIIGLIQLEKGLSNDFNENGEEILSLYDKYSHEAQALMERKNHDYGEAWRDMRISSITDLIYQKVLRTKQIEDNQGRTIVSEGLDANYFDMLNYAVFCLIKFSEKENISEPKK